A section of the Marinimicrobium koreense genome encodes:
- a CDS encoding heme lyase CcmF/NrfE family subunit, producing the protein MVPEIGHFALILALAFSLALATVPLAGSLTGNQLLMHTSRSLATGLFFFVAVSFVCLTIAFVQDDFSVSYVAGHSNSLMPVYYKISAVWGGHEGSLLLWVLMLSGWTLAIAHLSKSLPLSLRAQVLAVMGFVAIGFLLFMLLTSNPFDRLLPLPPEEGSDLNPLLQDFGLIVHPPVLYMGYVGFAVSFAFAIAALISGRMDAAWTRWARPWTNTAWAFLTLGIALGSWWAYYELGWGGWWFWDPVENASFLPWLVGTALIHSMAVTEKRGLFKSWTLLLAIFTFALSLLGTFLVRSGVLTSVHAFANDPERGVFILMFLLLVVGGSLTLYALRAPVVHTTTRFTATARETFLLANNILLVSIMISVLLGTLYPLIADALGWGKISVGPPYFNVFFVPLMGLVCLLMAPGVSSNWKRTTWQQLRQLLWKPLTISVAGGALFPALYGDQYSWQAGLAVFFALWIVTAGISDLSYRLRHSERWWTGLRKLTLSYWGMQLAHAGIAVTTIGVCLNTVYTEQRDVRMAPGESVRTSHYEFVLESVERVRGPNYLADEARIRVSKDGEYLFQMTPQKRRYLAGGNLMTEVALDPGLFRDLYVAMGEPLENGAWAMRVHIKPFVRWIWLGAIFMALGGGLAVADKRYRRLAQKEADSHAPTLGGEVTE; encoded by the coding sequence GTTCAGGATGATTTTTCCGTGTCCTACGTGGCCGGGCACTCCAACTCCCTGATGCCGGTGTACTACAAGATCAGCGCTGTCTGGGGCGGGCACGAGGGTTCACTGCTGCTTTGGGTGTTGATGCTGTCCGGCTGGACGCTCGCCATTGCACACCTGAGCAAAAGCCTGCCTCTGAGCCTGCGCGCCCAGGTTCTGGCGGTGATGGGTTTTGTGGCAATCGGCTTTTTACTGTTCATGCTGCTGACCTCGAATCCGTTTGACCGGCTGCTGCCGCTGCCGCCGGAGGAGGGCAGTGATCTGAATCCGCTGCTCCAGGACTTCGGGCTGATTGTGCATCCACCGGTGCTGTACATGGGGTACGTGGGGTTTGCAGTCAGCTTCGCCTTTGCTATCGCCGCACTGATCAGCGGCCGGATGGATGCGGCCTGGACCCGTTGGGCCCGCCCCTGGACCAATACCGCCTGGGCTTTTCTGACCCTGGGAATCGCCCTGGGGAGTTGGTGGGCTTACTACGAGCTCGGCTGGGGAGGCTGGTGGTTTTGGGATCCGGTTGAAAACGCTTCTTTCCTGCCCTGGCTGGTGGGTACCGCGTTGATTCACTCCATGGCGGTAACCGAGAAACGAGGGTTGTTCAAAAGCTGGACCCTGTTGCTGGCCATTTTTACCTTTGCTTTGAGCTTGCTGGGCACCTTTCTGGTTCGCTCAGGAGTGCTGACGTCGGTGCATGCTTTCGCGAATGATCCGGAGCGGGGTGTGTTCATTCTGATGTTCCTGTTGCTCGTGGTCGGCGGCTCATTGACCCTATATGCACTCCGGGCACCGGTGGTACACACCACAACGCGGTTCACGGCAACCGCGCGGGAAACGTTCCTGTTGGCCAATAATATCCTGCTGGTGAGCATCATGATCAGTGTGCTACTGGGCACGCTGTATCCGCTGATTGCCGATGCCCTGGGCTGGGGCAAGATTTCCGTGGGGCCGCCGTACTTCAACGTGTTTTTTGTCCCGCTGATGGGCTTGGTGTGCCTGCTTATGGCACCGGGCGTTTCCAGTAACTGGAAGCGGACCACCTGGCAACAATTGCGTCAGCTTCTGTGGAAGCCTCTGACCATCAGTGTGGCGGGCGGTGCGCTGTTTCCCGCCCTGTATGGTGACCAGTATTCCTGGCAGGCCGGCCTGGCGGTGTTTTTCGCGCTGTGGATCGTCACCGCCGGCATCTCGGATTTGAGCTACCGGCTGCGTCACAGCGAACGCTGGTGGACCGGCCTGAGAAAGCTGACCTTGAGTTATTGGGGCATGCAGCTGGCGCACGCCGGTATCGCGGTCACTACGATCGGTGTCTGTCTGAATACCGTGTACACCGAGCAGCGGGATGTCCGCATGGCGCCCGGCGAGTCAGTGCGCACAAGCCACTATGAATTTGTGCTCGAGAGTGTTGAGCGGGTCCGTGGGCCCAACTATCTGGCGGATGAAGCCCGTATCCGCGTTTCCAAAGACGGTGAGTACCTGTTTCAGATGACGCCCCAGAAGCGACGCTATCTGGCCGGCGGTAACCTGATGACAGAGGTGGCCCTGGACCCGGGACTGTTCCGGGACCTTTACGTCGCCATGGGTGAGCCGCTGGAGAATGGTGCCTGGGCCATGCGGGTGCACATCAAACCGTTCGTACGCTGGATCTGGCTCGGGGCGATTTTCATGGCCCTCGGTGGGGGGCTGGCTGTGGCCGATAAGCGCTACCGCCGGCTGGCCCAGAAGGAAGCCGATAGTCACGCGCCTACCCTGGGAGGCGAGGTCACCGAATGA
- a CDS encoding DsbE family thiol:disulfide interchange protein: protein MNRLKLFIPLMIFAVLAVLFWRGLSLDPTEMPSSRIGDPMPAFNLPTVRDADAQITEQTFKGEVSLVNVWATWCAACRIEHPFLVRLAEQGMPIYGINYKDDVEEAKRWLAQLHDPYRLSVVDQDGRLGVDLGVFGAPETYVVDKQGVIRHRHVGIIDQRVWDEELGPLVERLQVE, encoded by the coding sequence ATGAATCGTCTGAAGCTGTTTATCCCGCTGATGATTTTTGCAGTACTCGCGGTGCTGTTCTGGCGCGGGCTGAGCCTTGATCCAACCGAAATGCCGTCCAGCCGAATAGGCGATCCGATGCCCGCGTTCAATCTGCCCACGGTACGGGATGCCGATGCGCAGATTACCGAGCAGACCTTCAAGGGTGAGGTGAGTCTGGTCAATGTCTGGGCCACCTGGTGCGCCGCCTGTCGGATCGAGCACCCGTTTCTGGTGCGGTTGGCCGAGCAGGGAATGCCGATTTATGGCATCAACTATAAAGACGATGTAGAAGAGGCCAAGCGCTGGTTGGCGCAGTTACATGATCCTTATCGTCTGAGTGTGGTCGATCAGGACGGTCGTCTCGGGGTGGATCTGGGCGTGTTTGGGGCGCCTGAGACCTATGTGGTCGATAAGCAGGGCGTGATCCGTCATCGCCATGTTGGGATTATCGACCAGCGTGTGTGGGATGAGGAGCTTGGGCCCTTGGTGGAGCGGTTGCAGGTCGAGTAG
- a CDS encoding cytochrome c-type biogenesis protein yields MGWLLVLPWSAAQGAVDIREFDSETDRQRYQSFIDELRCPKCQNQNLAGSDSPIAKDLRDQVYRMIKEGRADKEITDFLVERYGDYVLYRPPLKAATLALWLGPVVVLLLGIIILIWVVRQRRSSGLAPTETAKNLTDAERSELDRLLNSSDDENPER; encoded by the coding sequence ATGGGGTGGCTGTTGGTGCTGCCCTGGTCGGCAGCGCAGGGCGCCGTGGATATCCGTGAATTTGACAGCGAGACGGACCGGCAACGGTACCAGAGCTTTATTGATGAGCTTCGCTGCCCCAAGTGTCAGAACCAGAATCTGGCGGGATCTGATTCTCCGATTGCCAAGGACCTGCGTGATCAGGTCTACCGGATGATCAAAGAAGGGCGCGCCGACAAGGAAATCACCGATTTCCTTGTCGAGCGCTACGGCGACTACGTACTTTACCGCCCCCCACTGAAAGCGGCCACGCTGGCGCTCTGGCTCGGGCCGGTAGTGGTGTTGTTGCTCGGTATCATCATCCTTATCTGGGTAGTGCGTCAGCGACGCAGCAGCGGGCTGGCCCCGACCGAGACGGCCAAAAACCTCACTGATGCCGAACGCTCCGAGCTGGACCGGCTGTTGAATTCTTCCGACGACGAGAATCCCGAACGATGA